The genomic segment AGGGGCTGACGCAAGCTCGACTGCGCAGCCTCATCGACGCCGCGCTGGCTTTGGCCGCCAAAACGCCGGGCTTCCTGCGCGCGGTGCCTGGCTTGTCTGCGCCGGACACGCTGACCGCGTTGCAGGCTTTGCACCGTCCGGCCGAGGCGCAGGCTGCCGAAGTCCTGGCGCAGCGCGCACACCCTGCGCAGCGGCGGCTCATCGACGAAGAATTGCTGGCCCACCAGATCAGCCTGCGCTGGGTGCGCCAGCAGTTGCAGCGCCGCCCGGCGCTGGTGGTCGCGGACTTTGCCGGCGCGCAGCAGGCACTGTTGGCGCGACTGCCGTTTTCACTGACCGGCGCCCAGCAGCGGGTGCTGGGGGATATTGCCGCCGACCTTGCCCAGCCGCGCCCCATGTTGCGGCTGGTGCAGGGGGATGTCGGCTCCGGCAAGACACTGGTCGCCGCCGCCGCCATGGTGGCGATGGTGCGGGCCGGTTTTCAGGCCGCGCTGATGGCGCCCACCGAGCTGTTGGCCGAGCAGCACCTGATCAACTTTCGGCAGTGGCTGACGCCGCTGGGTATCGAGGTGCGGCTGCTCTCGGGCCGGCTGCGCAAGCCCGAGCGTGACGCCACGCAGGCGGCCCTGCTGGACGGTAGCGTCGGCGTCACCATCGGCACGCATGCCTTGTTTCAGGACAGCGTGCGCTTCCTGCGGCTGGGGTTGATCGTCGTCGACGAGCAGCATCGCTTTGGCGTGCAGCAACGTCTGAGCCTGCGTGACAAGGGACCGGAAGGGCAGGCCACGCACCAGCTGATCATGAGCGCCACGCCCATTCCACGCACTCTGGCGCAGAGTCTGTATGCCGATCTTGACATCAGCACCATCGACGAGCTGCCGCCCGGGCGCACCCCGGTGAAAACCGTGGCCATCGTCAATACCCGCCGAGAAGACGTGCTGGCGCGCATCGGCGAAGTCTGTGCGGCAGGTCGCCAGGCCTACTGGGTGTGCACCCTGGTCGAGGTGTCGGAACAGCTCAGCGCCCAGGCCGCCGAAGAAACGGCAGCGCTGCTGCGCGAAGAGCTGCCACACCTGCGTGTGGGGCTGGTGCATGGCCGCATGAAAGCCGACGACAAGGACGCGCAGATGCGCGCCTTCAAGGACGGACGCACCCAGTTGCTGGTCGCCACGACGGTCATCGAAGTGGGTGTCGACGTGCCCAACGCTTCGATCATGATCATTGAAAACCCCGAGCGGCTGGGTCTTTCGCAGCTCCATCAGTTGCGCGGTCGGGTGGGGCGCGGCGCGGTCGAAAGCCAATGCGTGCTGCTGTATCAGGCGCCCTTGTCAGAGTCCGCCCAGGCGCGGCTGACGGCGCTGCGCAACAGCAACGACGGCTTCGTCATTGCCCAGACCGACCTTGACCTGCGCGGCCCCGGCGAGCTGCTGGGGCGTCGCCAGACGGGCGTGGTGGGCATGAAGATTGCCGATCCGGTGCGTGATGCCGAACGCATTCCGCCCTTGCAGGCCCTGGCGGACCGTTTGCTCGACACCCAGCCGGCGATGGCGCGCGGCCTGATCCGCCGCTGGGTGGGCGACTTCGAGCGCTACGGCGAGGTGTAAGCCGGGTGGACGCGCCGACCACCATCACCCTGAACCCGGTGGCGCTGCTGGCGCTCAAGGTTGCGTTGGGCATGATTGTCGCGGCGGTGGCGTTGAACCTGGACCGCGCACATGTGGCTGTGCTGCGCCGGGCGCCGCGCGCGCTGCTGGCCGGGCTGCTCAGCCAGTGGCTGGTGTTGCCGGGTCTGACCGTGGCGCTGATTCTGCTCTGGTCACCGCCGCCAGGCATCGCACTGGGGCTGCTGCTGGTCGCCGCCTGCCCAGGCGGCAATGCGTCGAATTACTTTTGTCTGGTGGCGCGCGCCAACCCGGCGCTGTCGATCACCCTGACCACCGTTTCGACGTTGCTCACGCCGCTGACGCTGCCACTGCTGTTTGCTGCCGGGACGGCGATCGTCGGGCTTTCAGCAACCGCGACTGCGCCCAAAGTGGCGGTTTTGCCGCTGCTGATGGAGCTGCTGCTGATCATCGTGCTGCCCTTGGGCTTGGCGTTGTTGCTGCGGCGCCAAACACCGGCGCTGGCGGACCGAGTCCGCACGCCGCTGCGCCGTTTCGCGGC from the Polycyclovorans algicola TG408 genome contains:
- a CDS encoding bile acid:sodium symporter family protein, with the protein product MDAPTTITLNPVALLALKVALGMIVAAVALNLDRAHVAVLRRAPRALLAGLLSQWLVLPGLTVALILLWSPPPGIALGLLLVAACPGGNASNYFCLVARANPALSITLTTVSTLLTPLTLPLLFAAGTAIVGLSATATAPKVAVLPLLMELLLIIVLPLGLALLLRRQTPALADRVRTPLRRFAALILLGIVIAGLMQAPVRQVDTMGLWALVALHNALALAAGYTVGALARLQEAERRTLAFETGLQNAGLGLVIILTHLGGVFEMALVAAIWGLWHLVSGAGLALLWSRFPPAERRL
- the recG gene encoding ATP-dependent DNA helicase RecG, which encodes MADKPKKAPLPPPGLDTPVTFLKGCGPFLAQRLAVLGLTQVGDLLFHLPTRYEDRRQVVRLGDWLDGTEALFRGRITAAEMRLAPRRSLKLVVEDASGAAVLRMFQFHQQQQQALQRGRWVQGFGVGRVTRDGLSFAHPEWEVADTPDALVVPDTLTPIYPATQGLTQARLRSLIDAALALAAKTPGFLRAVPGLSAPDTLTALQALHRPAEAQAAEVLAQRAHPAQRRLIDEELLAHQISLRWVRQQLQRRPALVVADFAGAQQALLARLPFSLTGAQQRVLGDIAADLAQPRPMLRLVQGDVGSGKTLVAAAAMVAMVRAGFQAALMAPTELLAEQHLINFRQWLTPLGIEVRLLSGRLRKPERDATQAALLDGSVGVTIGTHALFQDSVRFLRLGLIVVDEQHRFGVQQRLSLRDKGPEGQATHQLIMSATPIPRTLAQSLYADLDISTIDELPPGRTPVKTVAIVNTRREDVLARIGEVCAAGRQAYWVCTLVEVSEQLSAQAAEETAALLREELPHLRVGLVHGRMKADDKDAQMRAFKDGRTQLLVATTVIEVGVDVPNASIMIIENPERLGLSQLHQLRGRVGRGAVESQCVLLYQAPLSESAQARLTALRNSNDGFVIAQTDLDLRGPGELLGRRQTGVVGMKIADPVRDAERIPPLQALADRLLDTQPAMARGLIRRWVGDFERYGEV